The segment CGAGTGGTCTACGAAACGAAAAGTTTTTCTAAAGCTTCGGAAATCCTGTTTATTTCACAGCCGACAGTTTCGGCGCAGATCAAACAATTAGAAAATGAATTTCAAACACAGTTTTTCGTTCGTAACGGTCGAAAAGAAGTGAATGTTACCCCGCAGGCAGATATTCTTTACCAGCGTGTGGTGAATCTGATGGATGATTGGGAAAAGGTATATCGAGAGGTCCAGAATAACCAGCAACGGATCGTACGTTGTGTGATCGGCGCTTCCCATACATTTGCTACCTATTTATTGCCGGATCTGTTGATCGAATTATACCAACAGTTTCCTCAGATCCAATTCAGTGTGAAGATGATGAATTCGCTGGAAGTTTTGCAAGCGGTAGAACGTCATACCGTTGATATCGGCTTTATTGAAAAACCTTTATCGGCAGCGAATATTACTCGTATTTCTCTTGTGGAAGATCAAATGGTGTTAGCCGGTGATACTGAAAAAGGTCCGTGGCTTGTACGGGAACCGTCTTCTGGTGTCTACTATTATACAAAACGTTTCTTGGAAGAACAAAATATCAGTGAGAACGTCATGGAGATTCAGAACAATGAGATCATCGTAGAACTTCTGCGCAAAGGATTCGGCTGTTCAATCATCTCTGAACGTACCGCATCTGAAATTCCTTATAAACGTTTGAATGAGGCTTATCGACGACAATTCTTCCTTATCAAAAGAGATCAAACGATTTATGATGAGCTGGAAAAGTGCGTGGAATATATCCAGCGGTGGGGAGAGAGTTATACAGCAGATAAGAGGTAATTTGTGGCAGTTTATTGAACAAATACTGTGTATAAAATAATAAAAGACTCGCCATGATAGAGACAATAAAGCTTTATTGCCTATCATGGCGAGTCTTTTGTATTTTGATATAAGATTTTTGATTAACAAAAAAGTTTGAAATATAGTAACAAAAATGAGTTTGAGAATTTAGTTTTTAATTGTATCTACTAAGGTTTATTTCAAAGAGATAAGTTAAAGCGTATTGTTTAAAATTAACAATCAGAACCTTTTTATAACGTTTTAAATTGAAATATTTCCATTTAAAGCTTCCTTTTTTAAGTCCTCAATAATAGTAATCCCTGAACTAGTTCCGATACGCTCAGCACCAGATGCAATCATTTTTTTGAATGTATCAGCATCCCGAATACCTCCAGCAGCCTTAACTTTAACTTCAGATCCAACATGTTCTTTCATTAGTTTGATGTCTTCAATAGTTGCCCCTGTAGGAGCAAAACCAGTTGAGGTTTTGATAAAATCTGGTTTCACGAGTTTGGCGATATGACAGAGAGTGATTTTCTCGTCTTCACTTAAATAAGCGTTTTCAAAAATAACTTTTGAAATTACATTGTACTGTCGACACACTGCCACAATTTTTTCCATTTCATCTTTTAAATAATCCCAATTTTTTGCCTTAACTTCAGTGAGATTTATCACATAATCGATTTCATTTGCACCGTTATTGATTGCATCGAGAGTTTCAGCAACTTTTGCTTTGATAGAAGTTTGGCCTAAAGGGAAACTTATAGCCGCACCTACATTGATATCAGTGTCAGCAAGGGCTTCATGACATACTTGCGATTGAACTTGATTTATAGCTACCATTTTAAAATGGTACTCTTTTGCCTCAGTGCATAAAACAAGCATATCTTCTTTTGTAGCATAAGGTTTTAAATTTGTGTGGTCAATAAAGCGGGATAGTTGATCAATAGTGTACTCCATTAGATTTCCTCCTGTATATGTATTTACATATTGGATGTTAAAGCAAAAATATCTTCTTGTCAACTTAAAAAATTTGCTGATATATTTGATTGACAACGCTTTCTTTAAAGTTTATCATTGTGATATGGTATTAAATGTAATTACATAAAGGGTGGAGATTATGAAAGTAATTGTAACTAGTCACGGTGATTTTTGTCATGGTATTTTAAAGAGTTATCAAATGATTGCTGGTGAAAGTGAAAATTTTTATGCGGTTAGTTTAACTGAAGAAGGGGTAAAAGATTATTCCGACCGGCTAAACAAAGTATTGACAGAACTTGAGTCGGAAGAAATTTTGATTTTAACAGATATTAAAGGAGGGACACCGTACAATGAATCATATCAATACTATCTAACCCATGAAGAACGTGTAAGAGTAGTGGCAGGAATGAATTTACCAATGATTATTGAAGTAGGAATAAATCTATTCAACGATAATCTAGAGATTTTGTATAACAAAGCATTGCAAGCAGGTCTTTTAGGTATCGAAGGAGCAGACAATGGTTCCATGATAGAAAATGATTTAGAATTTTAAAAATTATGCTGGGAGGATTTATAACATGACAATTACATTAGCAAGAATCGACGATCGCGTGATTCATGGACAAACTACCACGAGATGGACAAAAAGTCGATCTGTTCAAGGGATTTTGGTGGTAGGAGATGATATTGCTCGAGATGATTTACGGAAAAAAGTTTTAAAAGCGGCAGCAGGCAATTTGAAGCTAGGAGTTTATACTACGGAACAAGCTATTACCAGTATTCCAAAGGGGAAAAATTCTGAAAAAGATTTCTTTTTAATTAGTAATTCGCCCCAAACATTTGCTGAATTGGTTCGCTTGGGAGTTGATTTTGGAGGCAAGCTGAATGTCGGACCTATGAATACCCGTGAAGGTGCAGTGGTACTTGGTAGAACTGTAGCTATTGATGCGAAAGATTATGATGCATTCGAGTATATGAGTCAACATGGGATAGATATCGGCTTTCAACTTTTACCTGATGATGAAATAAAATCTTGGAAAACAATGAAAGCTAAATATGACTCATTGACTAAATAGTTTGCAATTCTTAAAAGATATAATTCAAATGAAACAAAAAAATAAGATTGTAGGAGGGATTAAGCATGGATGGGGGTTTGTTTTTACCTGCATTATTGACTGGTATTTTCTGTTATTTAGGAGC is part of the Enterococcus mediterraneensis genome and harbors:
- a CDS encoding LysR family transcriptional regulator — encoded protein: MFKWLETFRVVYETKSFSKASEILFISQPTVSAQIKQLENEFQTQFFVRNGRKEVNVTPQADILYQRVVNLMDDWEKVYREVQNNQQRIVRCVIGASHTFATYLLPDLLIELYQQFPQIQFSVKMMNSLEVLQAVERHTVDIGFIEKPLSAANITRISLVEDQMVLAGDTEKGPWLVREPSSGVYYYTKRFLEEQNISENVMEIQNNEIIVELLRKGFGCSIISERTASEIPYKRLNEAYRRQFFLIKRDQTIYDELEKCVEYIQRWGESYTADKR
- the deoC gene encoding deoxyribose-phosphate aldolase, with translation MEYTIDQLSRFIDHTNLKPYATKEDMLVLCTEAKEYHFKMVAINQVQSQVCHEALADTDINVGAAISFPLGQTSIKAKVAETLDAINNGANEIDYVINLTEVKAKNWDYLKDEMEKIVAVCRQYNVISKVIFENAYLSEDEKITLCHIAKLVKPDFIKTSTGFAPTGATIEDIKLMKEHVGSEVKVKAAGGIRDADTFKKMIASGAERIGTSSGITIIEDLKKEALNGNISI
- a CDS encoding PTS sugar transporter subunit IIA; the encoded protein is MKVIVTSHGDFCHGILKSYQMIAGESENFYAVSLTEEGVKDYSDRLNKVLTELESEEILILTDIKGGTPYNESYQYYLTHEERVRVVAGMNLPMIIEVGINLFNDNLEILYNKALQAGLLGIEGADNGSMIENDLEF
- a CDS encoding PTS system mannose/fructose/N-acetylgalactosamine-transporter subunit IIB codes for the protein MTITLARIDDRVIHGQTTTRWTKSRSVQGILVVGDDIARDDLRKKVLKAAAGNLKLGVYTTEQAITSIPKGKNSEKDFFLISNSPQTFAELVRLGVDFGGKLNVGPMNTREGAVVLGRTVAIDAKDYDAFEYMSQHGIDIGFQLLPDDEIKSWKTMKAKYDSLTK